A stretch of the Mycobacteroides immunogenum genome encodes the following:
- a CDS encoding oxygenase MpaB family protein — translation MPKLTVVDEPQTGDPHPFDYYYRPGMDLRPIPEGKNEFGWIWSHCRHYLFDPWFDVEDEVTPTPATRMFDDHMWQGDEPMDAVVELFHELGSAQARALFEQAVEHGIDSLDDPPEALRALFADAYRVPQWWDAEKAERGRQRARQVTTATTAVMATFAVFDTVMNSDVSAATGATGRFRYQSAQRLAETNRFFSMIFDRDGLVPGSEQIKLTMRVRLVHSLARRGLRSAWGEDNFAQFGAPISNASMCGFIEAMLGALLVDYRLGRSCTLREIDDVWHYLLRWALMFGVTEDLLPRTGIDAMRNLDYLLARSGDASRWRVELIEALATGMSGARTGPVRRLFAEVIAGPGSMLMGPSAMDEFFRDTTFQGVNHRLSGWLFSRAAAVNANASAVVDRLPGIGMVRRQLDAFNPNPSVVNNLLSELIEKRAKVSSTYTMHDNNTSGHNFAS, via the coding sequence ATGCCCAAGCTCACCGTGGTCGACGAACCACAGACAGGCGACCCGCACCCGTTCGACTACTACTACCGCCCGGGAATGGACCTACGCCCAATCCCCGAGGGCAAGAACGAGTTCGGGTGGATATGGAGCCACTGCCGGCACTATCTGTTTGATCCGTGGTTCGACGTCGAAGACGAGGTGACCCCCACCCCCGCGACGCGCATGTTCGATGACCACATGTGGCAGGGCGACGAGCCGATGGACGCAGTGGTGGAGCTTTTTCACGAACTGGGTTCCGCCCAAGCGCGCGCCTTGTTCGAGCAGGCCGTCGAGCACGGCATCGATAGCCTGGACGATCCTCCCGAGGCACTGCGCGCACTGTTCGCAGACGCCTACCGCGTCCCGCAGTGGTGGGACGCGGAGAAGGCCGAGCGGGGCCGGCAGCGAGCACGGCAGGTGACCACGGCGACCACCGCCGTCATGGCGACGTTCGCGGTGTTCGACACCGTGATGAACTCCGATGTGTCGGCGGCGACCGGGGCCACCGGCCGGTTCCGCTATCAGAGCGCTCAGCGACTGGCCGAGACCAACCGGTTCTTCTCGATGATCTTCGATCGCGACGGCCTGGTGCCGGGCTCCGAGCAGATCAAGCTGACCATGCGGGTGCGGCTGGTGCACTCGCTGGCCCGGCGGGGTCTGCGCAGCGCCTGGGGCGAGGACAATTTCGCCCAGTTCGGCGCACCGATCTCGAACGCGTCCATGTGCGGGTTCATCGAGGCGATGCTCGGGGCCCTACTCGTCGACTATCGGCTCGGAAGATCTTGCACGCTGAGGGAAATCGACGATGTCTGGCATTACCTGTTGCGCTGGGCACTGATGTTCGGTGTCACCGAGGACTTGCTGCCCCGCACCGGAATCGATGCCATGCGCAACCTCGACTACCTATTGGCGCGCTCCGGGGACGCCTCGCGCTGGCGCGTCGAGCTCATCGAGGCGCTGGCCACGGGCATGTCCGGCGCACGCACGGGCCCGGTCCGCCGCCTCTTCGCCGAGGTGATCGCCGGACCCGGCTCCATGTTGATGGGGCCGTCGGCGATGGATGAATTCTTCCGGGACACCACATTTCAGGGCGTCAACCACCGGCTCTCCGGCTGGCTGTTCAGCAGAGCCGCCGCGGTCAACGCGAACGCGAGCGCCGTCGTGGACCGGCTGCCCGGCATCGGGATGGTGCGCCGGCAGCTGGACGCCTTCAACCCGAATCCCAGTGTGGTGAACAATCTTTTGTCCGAATTGATCGAGAAGCGCGCCAAGGTGAGCTCGACGTACACCATGCACGACAACAACACCTCAGGGCATAACTTCGCCTCCTGA
- the tuf gene encoding elongation factor Tu, translating to MAKAKFERTKPHVNIGTIGHVDHGKTTLTAAITKVLHDKYPDLNEASAFDQIDNAPEEKARGITINISHVEYQTEKRHYAHVDAPGHADYIKNMITGAAQMDGAILVVAATDGPMPQTREHVLLARQVGVPYILVALNKSDMVDDEELLELVEMEVRELLSSQDFDGDNAPVVRVSALKALEGDAEWGKTVADLMDAVDESIPDPVRETEKPFLMPVEDVFTITGRGTVVTGRVERGVINVNEDVEIVGIKDTTTKTTVTGVEMFRKLLDQGQAGDNVGLLVRGVKREDVERGQVVVKPGTTTPHTEFEGSVYILSKDEGGRHTPFFNNYRPQFYFRTTDVTGVVTLPEGTEMVMPGDNTDISVKLIQPVAMDEGLRFAIREGGRTVGAGRVTKILK from the coding sequence GTGGCGAAGGCGAAGTTCGAGCGGACGAAGCCGCACGTCAACATCGGGACCATCGGTCACGTTGACCACGGCAAGACCACTCTCACTGCAGCTATCACCAAGGTGCTGCATGACAAGTACCCCGATTTGAACGAGGCGTCGGCCTTCGACCAGATCGACAACGCTCCCGAAGAGAAGGCTCGTGGTATCACGATCAACATCTCGCACGTGGAGTACCAGACCGAGAAGCGTCACTACGCACACGTCGACGCCCCCGGTCACGCTGACTACATCAAGAACATGATCACCGGTGCCGCCCAGATGGACGGCGCGATCCTGGTGGTCGCCGCGACTGACGGCCCCATGCCGCAGACCCGCGAGCACGTGCTGCTCGCCCGTCAGGTGGGTGTGCCTTACATCCTCGTCGCGCTGAACAAGTCCGACATGGTGGACGACGAGGAGCTCCTGGAGCTCGTCGAGATGGAGGTCCGGGAACTGCTGAGCAGCCAGGACTTCGACGGCGACAACGCTCCCGTCGTGCGTGTCTCGGCGCTGAAGGCGCTCGAGGGCGACGCCGAGTGGGGCAAGACCGTTGCCGACCTGATGGACGCGGTTGACGAGTCGATCCCGGACCCGGTTCGCGAGACCGAGAAGCCGTTCCTGATGCCCGTCGAGGACGTGTTCACCATCACCGGTCGTGGCACCGTGGTGACCGGTCGCGTCGAGCGTGGCGTGATCAACGTGAACGAGGATGTCGAGATCGTCGGCATCAAGGACACCACCACCAAGACCACGGTCACCGGTGTGGAGATGTTCCGCAAGCTGCTCGACCAGGGCCAGGCTGGCGACAACGTCGGTCTGCTGGTTCGTGGTGTGAAGCGTGAGGACGTCGAGCGTGGCCAGGTTGTGGTCAAGCCCGGCACCACCACCCCGCACACCGAGTTCGAGGGCAGCGTCTACATCCTGTCCAAGGACGAAGGCGGCCGCCACACGCCGTTCTTCAACAACTACCGTCCGCAGTTCTACTTCCGCACCACCGACGTGACCGGTGTTGTGACGCTGCCGGAAGGCACCGAGATGGTTATGCCCGGTGACAACACCGACATCTCCGTCAAGCTGATCCAGCCGGTCGCCATGGACGAGGGCCTGCGTTTCGCGATCCGTGAAGGTGGCCGTACCGTCGGCGCCGGTCGCGTGACCAAGATCCTCAAGTGA
- the fusA gene encoding elongation factor G, with amino-acid sequence MAQEVLTDLNKVRNFGIMAHIDAGKTTTTERILFYTGITYKIGEVHDGAATMDWMEQEQERGITITSAATTAYWKENQLNIIDTPGHVDFTVEVERNLRVLDGAVAVFDGKEGVEPQSEQVWRQADRYDVPRICFVNKMDKLGADFYFTVKTIEDRLGARALPIQLPIGAENDFEGIIDLVEMNAKVWRGETKMGESYETVEIPAELKDKADEYRAALLEAVAETDEELLEKYLGGEELSIEEIKAAIRKLTITSEAYPVLCGSAFKNKGVQPMLDAVIDYLPSPLDVGATTGHVPGKEEELITREPNTSEPFSALAFKVATHPFFGKLIYIRVYSGKVDSGAQVVNSTKGKKERLGKLFQMHSNKENPVESAAAGHIYAVIGLKDTTTGDTLCDPQNQIVLESMTFPDPVIEVAIEPKTKSDQEKLGTAIQKLAEEDPTFKVKLDQETGQTVIGGMGELHLDILVDRMRREFKVEANVGKPQVAYRETIRKLVDNVEFTHKKQTGGSGQFAKVIIKVEPLVDAEDGATYEFENKVTGGRVPREYIPSVDAGAQDAMQYGILAGYPLVNIKVTLLDGAYHDVDSSEMAFKIAGSQALKKAAQAAQPVILEPIMAVEVTTPEDYMGDVIGDLNSRRGQIQAMEERSGARVVKAQVPLSEMFGYVGDLRSKTQGRANYSMVFDSYAEVPANVSKEIIAKATGE; translated from the coding sequence GTGGCACAGGAAGTGCTGACTGACCTGAACAAGGTCCGCAACTTCGGCATCATGGCTCACATCGATGCCGGCAAGACCACCACGACCGAACGCATCCTCTTCTACACCGGTATCACCTACAAGATCGGTGAAGTTCACGATGGCGCAGCCACCATGGACTGGATGGAGCAGGAGCAGGAGCGCGGCATCACCATCACGTCCGCCGCGACGACCGCGTACTGGAAAGAAAACCAGCTCAACATCATCGACACCCCGGGACACGTCGACTTCACCGTCGAGGTGGAGCGCAACCTGCGCGTCCTGGATGGAGCCGTAGCGGTCTTTGATGGCAAGGAAGGCGTGGAGCCGCAGTCCGAGCAGGTATGGCGTCAGGCCGACCGCTACGACGTTCCGCGTATCTGCTTCGTCAACAAGATGGACAAGCTGGGCGCCGACTTCTACTTCACCGTGAAGACCATCGAGGACCGTCTCGGTGCGCGCGCGCTGCCCATCCAGCTGCCGATCGGTGCTGAGAACGACTTCGAGGGCATCATCGATCTGGTCGAGATGAACGCCAAGGTGTGGCGTGGCGAGACCAAGATGGGCGAGAGCTACGAGACCGTCGAGATCCCGGCCGAGCTCAAGGACAAGGCCGACGAGTACCGGGCGGCACTGCTCGAGGCCGTCGCCGAGACCGATGAAGAGCTGCTGGAGAAGTACCTGGGTGGCGAGGAGCTGTCCATCGAGGAGATCAAGGCTGCGATCCGCAAGCTGACCATCACCTCCGAGGCATACCCGGTGCTGTGTGGCAGTGCGTTCAAGAACAAGGGCGTGCAGCCCATGCTCGACGCGGTCATCGACTACCTGCCGTCCCCGCTGGATGTCGGTGCCACCACCGGCCACGTGCCCGGCAAGGAAGAGGAGCTCATCACCCGTGAGCCCAACACCTCGGAGCCGTTCAGCGCGCTGGCGTTCAAGGTTGCCACGCACCCGTTCTTCGGCAAGCTGATCTACATCCGCGTGTACTCGGGCAAGGTCGATTCCGGTGCGCAGGTCGTCAACTCCACCAAGGGCAAGAAGGAGCGTCTGGGCAAGCTGTTCCAGATGCACTCCAACAAGGAGAACCCGGTCGAGTCGGCCGCTGCGGGCCACATCTACGCGGTGATCGGACTCAAGGACACCACCACCGGTGACACCTTGTGCGATCCGCAGAACCAGATCGTCCTGGAGTCCATGACCTTCCCGGATCCGGTTATCGAGGTGGCGATCGAGCCCAAGACCAAGAGTGACCAGGAGAAGCTGGGCACCGCGATCCAGAAGCTCGCCGAAGAGGACCCCACCTTCAAGGTGAAGCTGGACCAGGAGACCGGCCAGACCGTCATCGGCGGCATGGGCGAGCTGCACCTGGACATCCTGGTGGACCGCATGCGCCGCGAGTTCAAGGTTGAGGCCAACGTCGGTAAGCCGCAGGTGGCCTACCGCGAGACCATCCGCAAGCTCGTCGACAACGTCGAGTTCACCCACAAGAAGCAGACGGGTGGCTCCGGCCAGTTCGCGAAGGTCATCATCAAGGTCGAGCCGTTGGTCGACGCCGAGGACGGCGCCACCTACGAGTTCGAGAACAAGGTCACCGGTGGCCGCGTGCCGCGCGAGTACATCCCGTCGGTGGACGCCGGTGCGCAGGACGCCATGCAGTACGGCATCCTGGCCGGCTACCCGCTGGTGAACATCAAGGTGACCCTGCTCGATGGCGCCTACCACGACGTCGACTCGTCGGAAATGGCGTTCAAGATCGCGGGCTCGCAGGCACTGAAGAAGGCCGCGCAGGCCGCTCAGCCGGTCATCCTTGAGCCCATCATGGCTGTCGAGGTCACCACACCCGAGGACTACATGGGTGACGTGATCGGCGACCTGAACTCCCGCCGTGGCCAGATCCAGGCTATGGAGGAGCGCAGCGGTGCTCGTGTCGTCAAGGCGCAGGTTCCGCTGTCGGAGATGTTCGGCTACGTCGGCGACCTTCGGTCGAAGACCCAGGGCCGGGCTAACTACTCCATGGTGTTTGACTCGTACGCCGAAGTTCCGGCGAACGTGTCGAAGGAGATCATCGCGAAGGCAACGGGCGAATAG
- the rpsG gene encoding 30S ribosomal protein S7, protein MPRKGPAPSRPLVNDPVYGSQLVTQLVNKVLLDGKKSIAERIVYGALEQARDKTGTDPVVTLKRAMDNVKPALEVRSRRVGGATYQVPVEVRPDRSTTLALRWLVSFSRARREKTMVERLANEILDASNGLGASVKRREDTHKMAEANRAFAHYRW, encoded by the coding sequence ATGCCACGTAAGGGACCCGCGCCCTCACGTCCCCTGGTCAACGACCCGGTGTACGGTTCGCAGCTGGTAACCCAGCTGGTCAACAAGGTGCTGCTCGATGGCAAGAAGTCCATCGCCGAGCGCATCGTGTACGGCGCCCTGGAGCAGGCTCGCGACAAGACCGGCACCGATCCGGTCGTCACGCTCAAGCGCGCCATGGACAACGTCAAGCCCGCCCTCGAGGTGCGTAGCCGCCGCGTCGGTGGTGCCACCTACCAGGTGCCGGTCGAGGTCCGCCCCGATCGCTCCACCACTCTGGCCCTGCGCTGGCTGGTGAGCTTCTCGCGCGCTCGTCGTGAGAAGACCATGGTCGAGCGTCTCGCCAACGAGATCCTGGACGCCAGCAATGGTCTGGGCGCCTCGGTGAAGCGTCGCGAGGACACCCACAAGATGGCCGAGGCCAACCGGGCGTTCGCGCACTACCGCTGGTGA
- the rpsL gene encoding 30S ribosomal protein S12, producing the protein MPTINQLVRKGRRDKIAKVKTAALKGSPQRRGVCTRVYTTTPKKPNSALRKVARVRLTSAVEVTAYIPGEGHNLQEHSMVLVRGGRVKDLPGVRYKIIRGSLDTQGVKNRKQARSRYGAKKEKS; encoded by the coding sequence ATGCCAACCATCAACCAGCTGGTCCGTAAGGGTCGCCGGGACAAGATCGCCAAGGTGAAGACCGCGGCCCTCAAGGGCAGCCCGCAGCGCCGTGGCGTGTGCACCCGCGTCTACACCACCACCCCGAAGAAGCCGAACTCGGCGCTGCGGAAGGTGGCCCGTGTGCGGCTGACCAGCGCGGTAGAGGTCACCGCTTACATCCCGGGTGAAGGCCACAACCTGCAGGAGCACTCGATGGTGCTCGTGCGCGGTGGTCGTGTGAAGGACCTCCCCGGTGTGCGCTACAAGATCATCCGCGGCTCGCTGGACACCCAGGGAGTCAAGAACCGCAAGCAGGCTCGCAGCCGCTACGGCGCCAAGAAGGAGAAGAGCTAA
- a CDS encoding TetR/AcrR family transcriptional regulator yields MTTEPATAHRRTPARATRLNRETVVNAALSFLDRAGWDALTINALAVELGTKGPSLYNHVDSLDDLRHEVRDRVLVEIVGMLHTVSSGRTSEDAILAMAGAYRSYAHHHPGRYAALTRMPFLDAVDRPTIDARELAKPATEVIGVYGLNEDTAFHAGVELWAAMHGFVMLEMTGFMAGIEMDPDAAFAEMVHRFASGLAERK; encoded by the coding sequence GTGACGACCGAGCCCGCAACCGCGCACCGCAGAACCCCTGCGCGGGCGACCAGGCTCAACCGCGAAACCGTCGTCAATGCCGCGCTGTCCTTTCTGGATCGGGCGGGATGGGATGCGCTGACCATCAACGCGCTGGCCGTCGAGCTCGGCACCAAGGGGCCCTCGCTCTACAACCATGTGGATAGCCTCGACGATCTGCGTCACGAGGTACGCGACCGGGTGCTGGTCGAGATCGTCGGCATGCTGCACACCGTGAGTTCGGGTCGTACCAGCGAGGACGCGATCCTGGCAATGGCGGGTGCGTACCGCAGTTATGCGCATCACCATCCCGGCAGATATGCCGCGCTGACCCGGATGCCGTTCCTGGACGCGGTGGATCGGCCGACCATCGACGCACGCGAGTTGGCCAAGCCCGCGACCGAGGTCATCGGGGTCTACGGGCTCAACGAAGACACCGCCTTCCACGCCGGCGTCGAGCTGTGGGCCGCCATGCACGGCTTCGTCATGCTGGAAATGACCGGTTTCATGGCAGGTATCGAGATGGATCCCGATGCCGCGTTCGCCGAGATGGTGCACCGCTTCGCCTCGGGTCTTGCCGAACGTAAGTAG
- a CDS encoding DUF3060 domain-containing protein, translating to MLVGILVTAGIAALMSSRSGGSHLADNIRLAKNGDTHITQYGLVTTIDCGDSTVFVNGSQNVITALGSCYAISVQGSSNTIIADNVVNDITVYGFNQKVLYKSGEPAVIDRGRELGMMNFIDRIPG from the coding sequence ATGCTGGTCGGCATCCTGGTGACCGCCGGTATCGCCGCGTTGATGAGTTCACGCAGCGGTGGCTCGCACCTTGCCGACAACATCCGGCTGGCCAAGAACGGCGATACCCACATCACCCAGTACGGCCTGGTCACCACCATCGACTGCGGCGACTCCACTGTTTTCGTGAACGGATCGCAGAACGTCATCACCGCGCTCGGCAGCTGCTACGCGATCTCGGTGCAGGGATCGTCCAACACGATCATCGCCGACAACGTGGTCAACGACATCACCGTCTACGGCTTCAATCAGAAGGTGCTCTACAAGTCTGGCGAACCGGCGGTCATCGATCGCGGCCGCGAGCTGGGCATGATGAATTTCATCGACCGCATTCCTGGCTGA
- a CDS encoding DUF3060 domain-containing protein, whose protein sequence is MSRTRLVCATLAIATLGLAGCGTIKPGSSNPTPGTWTPPSSSATTSSASTPTSARVNIGDETVIGYFNQTTTAACEAGKGLNITGANNTLTITGPCDKVTVSGFSNTVTFDELKTEVTVTGYGNKLTYKTGEPKVNNYGSNNTIQKAS, encoded by the coding sequence ATGTCCCGCACTCGCCTGGTCTGTGCCACCCTCGCCATCGCCACCCTCGGACTGGCCGGCTGCGGCACCATCAAACCGGGTTCGAGCAATCCGACACCCGGCACCTGGACGCCCCCGTCTAGCAGTGCCACCACCTCAAGCGCCAGCACTCCGACATCGGCGCGAGTCAACATCGGTGACGAGACTGTCATCGGCTACTTCAACCAGACCACCACGGCGGCCTGCGAAGCGGGCAAGGGCCTGAACATCACCGGCGCCAACAACACCCTCACCATCACCGGGCCCTGCGACAAGGTCACCGTCTCGGGTTTCTCGAACACCGTCACATTCGATGAGCTCAAGACCGAAGTCACGGTCACCGGCTACGGGAACAAGCTCACCTATAAGACGGGCGAGCCCAAGGTCAACAACTACGGGAGCAACAACACCATCCAGAAGGCTTCCTAG
- a CDS encoding DUF3558 domain-containing protein — MKKIASALAVVALLLAGPTGCARTVDGIAVAPGDGLHADDKGENDKLDPYGFANGQCGPLDEKTIVEAVKAAQIYQNFFGALCYWVAADDAGNLIDLLYAYYEGGDVDRDRRSADGMGKKTADITINGRKGFTSSGPGGGCGVTVPAGTGSLTWWVQYRKGGDSCAAARQLVENIVQTVL, encoded by the coding sequence ATGAAGAAGATTGCCAGCGCCCTGGCTGTCGTGGCGCTACTACTTGCCGGACCGACCGGGTGTGCGCGCACCGTGGACGGCATCGCCGTCGCGCCCGGTGATGGTCTGCATGCCGACGACAAGGGGGAGAACGACAAGCTGGATCCGTACGGATTCGCCAACGGTCAATGTGGTCCCCTCGATGAGAAGACGATTGTCGAAGCGGTCAAGGCCGCCCAGATTTACCAGAACTTCTTTGGGGCACTGTGCTATTGGGTAGCCGCCGACGATGCCGGAAACCTCATCGACCTGCTCTACGCGTATTACGAGGGCGGGGATGTCGATCGCGACCGCAGGTCCGCGGACGGGATGGGCAAGAAGACCGCCGACATCACGATCAATGGCCGTAAAGGGTTCACCAGCAGTGGTCCCGGCGGGGGCTGCGGCGTGACCGTTCCGGCCGGCACAGGTTCGCTGACCTGGTGGGTTCAGTACCGAAAAGGCGGCGACAGCTGCGCTGCCGCGCGCCAGCTGGTGGAGAACATCGTGCAGACGGTGCTGTGA
- a CDS encoding DUF3558 domain-containing protein — translation MDTVSARIVPVSALVIAAAMLAGCSPKPPADGDSDSGGSPDVQVSTVPEVNNGPGKGFKLGDCGGMSDAEVVAAVGVPGLKRDVDSLLGCRWSTGPGTQDTSISLYWYRGSSAQKEASVARNLGHTVESVTTKSYPGYRVSNVGLCELSAGSGPDFLHWSLQSPVAKNDPCKAVDTLMDSLLGKVGKE, via the coding sequence GTGGACACCGTGAGTGCGCGGATTGTCCCGGTGTCGGCCCTGGTCATTGCCGCCGCGATGCTGGCGGGATGTTCACCTAAACCGCCCGCGGATGGCGACAGCGACAGCGGCGGGTCGCCCGATGTTCAGGTGAGCACGGTGCCCGAGGTGAACAACGGGCCCGGCAAGGGTTTCAAACTGGGTGACTGCGGCGGCATGAGCGATGCGGAAGTCGTTGCGGCGGTGGGTGTCCCGGGCCTCAAGCGCGATGTCGACAGTCTGCTGGGCTGCCGGTGGTCCACGGGGCCCGGAACGCAAGACACGTCCATCTCGCTGTACTGGTACCGGGGCAGTTCGGCGCAGAAGGAGGCGTCAGTGGCCCGGAACCTCGGGCACACGGTGGAATCGGTGACCACCAAGTCCTACCCGGGGTATCGAGTCAGCAATGTCGGGCTGTGCGAGCTATCCGCGGGATCGGGACCGGACTTTCTGCACTGGTCCCTGCAATCGCCTGTCGCCAAGAATGATCCGTGCAAGGCCGTCGATACCCTGATGGATTCGCTGTTGGGCAAGGTGGGCAAGGAATGA
- a CDS encoding crotonase/enoyl-CoA hydratase family protein, with protein sequence MSDDKESAVRVEKVGPVTTVILNRPHARNAVDGPTAAALLAAFTEFDADPEASVAVLWGDNGTFCAGADLKAMGTDRGNELHPHGPGPMGPSRLRLSKPVIAAISGHAVAGGIELALWCDLRVVEEDAVLGVFCRRWGVPLIDGGTIRLPRLIGHSRAMDLILTGRPVAASEALDIGLANRVVPRGQARVAAEALAAEIAAFPQLCVRADRDSAIAQWGMSEEAALDNEFGSIERVAAEAMEGAGRFAAGAGRHGAGV encoded by the coding sequence ATGAGTGACGACAAGGAATCGGCAGTCCGGGTTGAGAAGGTGGGGCCGGTGACGACGGTCATCCTCAATCGGCCCCACGCCCGTAACGCCGTCGACGGTCCCACCGCGGCGGCATTACTGGCGGCGTTCACCGAATTCGACGCTGATCCCGAGGCTTCGGTGGCCGTGCTCTGGGGCGATAACGGAACATTCTGTGCCGGGGCCGATCTCAAGGCGATGGGTACAGACCGCGGAAACGAACTGCACCCGCACGGCCCCGGTCCCATGGGCCCCTCGCGGCTGCGGCTGTCCAAACCGGTGATCGCGGCGATCTCGGGGCACGCGGTCGCCGGCGGGATCGAGCTGGCGCTGTGGTGCGACCTGCGGGTGGTCGAAGAGGACGCCGTGCTGGGCGTGTTCTGCAGGCGCTGGGGTGTCCCGCTCATCGACGGCGGCACGATCAGGCTGCCGCGGCTGATCGGGCACTCGCGTGCCATGGATCTCATCCTCACCGGGCGCCCCGTCGCGGCGAGTGAGGCGCTGGACATCGGGCTTGCCAACAGAGTGGTGCCGCGTGGTCAGGCCCGGGTAGCGGCCGAGGCGCTGGCCGCCGAGATCGCGGCCTTCCCGCAACTCTGCGTGCGCGCCGACCGTGATTCGGCCATCGCACAGTGGGGGATGAGCGAGGAAGCCGCCCTGGACAACGAGTTTGGCAGTATCGAGCGTGTCGCCGCCGAGGCGATGGAAGGTGCGGGCAGGTTCGCAGCCGGTGCGGGCCGGCACGGCGCCGGAGTCTGA
- a CDS encoding PaaX family transcriptional regulator C-terminal domain-containing protein yields MDNPVDHHPLTARSVILSLLLGAHPAELSVREIRALTTLFGISDTTVRVALTRMVAAGDLLRTDAGYRLAERLQARQLRQDEACDPHRGSWDGTWRQLVITSVGRDARDRNDLRTTLRQSRFGELREGVWLRPENLEVDLPPSVTDHVWVLRTRTDHPESLAAQLWDLSGWSLYATALLQWWDRAEAVPARFVLAAAMVRHLLADPVLPDELLPKDWPADEIRSRYREFKEELVTLRDTAEMEEASL; encoded by the coding sequence ATGGACAACCCGGTCGATCATCACCCGCTGACCGCGCGCTCGGTCATCTTGAGTCTGCTGCTCGGTGCGCATCCCGCTGAGTTGTCGGTACGCGAAATCCGGGCATTGACCACCCTGTTCGGAATCAGTGACACCACGGTTCGAGTGGCGCTGACCCGTATGGTCGCCGCCGGGGACCTGCTCAGAACCGACGCCGGGTATCGGCTTGCCGAACGCCTGCAGGCTCGTCAGCTCCGGCAGGACGAGGCATGCGATCCGCATCGGGGCTCGTGGGACGGCACCTGGAGGCAGCTGGTCATCACCAGCGTGGGCCGCGATGCCCGTGACCGTAACGACCTGCGAACTACACTGCGGCAGAGCCGCTTCGGAGAGCTCCGGGAAGGTGTGTGGCTGCGTCCGGAGAACCTTGAGGTCGACCTGCCGCCGTCGGTGACCGACCACGTGTGGGTCTTGCGCACCAGGACGGACCACCCCGAATCGCTCGCCGCGCAACTGTGGGATCTATCCGGGTGGTCGCTGTACGCAACGGCACTATTGCAGTGGTGGGACCGGGCCGAAGCGGTTCCGGCCCGATTCGTGTTGGCCGCCGCAATGGTGCGGCATCTGCTGGCCGACCCGGTGCTGCCGGACGAACTTTTGCCGAAAGACTGGCCTGCCGACGAAATACGTTCCCGTTATCGGGAATTCAAAGAAGAGCTGGTGACGCTGCGGGACACCGCCGAGATGGAGGAAGCCTCTCTATGA
- a CDS encoding crotonase/enoyl-CoA hydratase family protein yields the protein MDTLKTMTYEVTDRIARITFNRPEQGNAIIAETPLELAALVERADLDPQVHVILVSGRGDGFCGGFDLSAYAEANDEGSARYSGTALDGQVQLRNHLPNINWDPMLDYQMMSRFTRGFSSLLHANKPTVVKVHGYCVAGGTDIALHADQLIIAADAKIGYPPTRVWGVPATGLWAHKLGDQRAKRLLLTGDCLSGQQAYDWGLAVEAPDPDELDERTERLVERIAAMPLNQLMMVKLACNSVLINQGIANSAMVGTVFDGISRHTPEAHAFTADAIANGYRQAVRHRDEPFGDYGRKPTEL from the coding sequence GTGGACACCTTGAAGACGATGACCTATGAGGTCACCGATCGGATTGCGCGCATCACCTTCAACCGACCCGAGCAGGGCAATGCCATCATCGCCGAGACTCCGCTGGAACTGGCGGCACTGGTGGAACGCGCCGACCTGGACCCGCAGGTGCATGTGATTCTGGTATCCGGCAGGGGTGATGGGTTTTGCGGCGGCTTCGATCTGAGTGCCTACGCCGAGGCCAATGACGAAGGCTCGGCGCGATATTCGGGCACCGCCCTGGACGGTCAGGTGCAGTTGCGCAACCACCTGCCGAACATCAACTGGGATCCGATGCTCGACTACCAGATGATGAGCCGGTTCACCCGCGGCTTCTCCTCGCTCTTGCACGCCAACAAGCCGACCGTGGTGAAGGTGCACGGATATTGCGTGGCGGGCGGCACCGATATCGCATTGCACGCCGACCAGTTGATCATCGCCGCCGATGCCAAGATCGGATACCCGCCCACCCGGGTGTGGGGCGTGCCGGCCACCGGGCTCTGGGCGCACAAACTGGGCGACCAGCGTGCGAAACGTCTTCTGCTGACCGGTGATTGCCTATCGGGCCAACAGGCCTACGACTGGGGCCTGGCGGTCGAGGCGCCTGATCCCGATGAGCTGGATGAGCGCACCGAACGGCTTGTCGAGCGCATCGCGGCCATGCCGCTGAATCAGCTGATGATGGTCAAGCTGGCCTGCAACTCGGTGCTCATCAATCAAGGAATCGCTAACAGTGCCATGGTGGGCACCGTTTTCGACGGTATCTCGCGGCACACTCCGGAGGCCCACGCATTCACCGCCGATGCCATCGCGAACGGCTACCGGCAAGCGGTCCGGCATCGAGATGAGCCATTCGGTGATTACGGCCGTAAGCCCACCGAACTGTAG